In Candidatus Nanopelagicales bacterium, one genomic interval encodes:
- a CDS encoding SDR family oxidoreductase has product MSTALITGPTSGIGRAFARALASDGHDLVLVARDRARLGELADELRHAYRVDVESLPADLADPGQRAAVEQRVAADGPTPVEILVNNAGFGLKKPFAATSLEDEQRLLDVLVTAPMRLTHLALPGMLARGSGLVLNVSSVAAWTTGGTYSAAKSYVLVFSEGLNHELAGTGVHVTAVCPGFVHTEFHQRAEMNMSSVPEWLWLTPDQVVEQALRDARKGRPVSVPGGQYKALSTLARYAPRPLVRRASAARPSGPRRQARTEHPSG; this is encoded by the coding sequence ATGAGCACCGCGCTGATCACCGGCCCCACCTCCGGCATCGGGCGGGCCTTCGCCCGGGCCCTGGCCTCCGACGGGCACGACCTGGTGCTGGTCGCCCGCGACCGGGCCCGGCTGGGGGAGCTGGCCGACGAGCTGCGGCACGCGTATCGGGTGGACGTGGAGAGCCTGCCGGCGGACCTGGCCGACCCCGGCCAGCGGGCGGCGGTCGAGCAGCGGGTCGCGGCCGACGGCCCCACGCCGGTGGAGATCCTGGTGAACAACGCGGGGTTCGGGCTGAAGAAGCCGTTCGCGGCCACCTCCCTCGAGGACGAGCAGCGGCTGCTGGACGTCCTGGTCACCGCGCCGATGCGGCTGACCCACCTGGCCCTGCCGGGGATGCTGGCCCGCGGCTCCGGGCTGGTGCTCAACGTGTCGAGCGTCGCCGCCTGGACCACGGGGGGCACGTACTCCGCGGCCAAGTCGTACGTCCTCGTCTTCAGCGAGGGGCTCAACCACGAGCTCGCCGGGACCGGGGTGCACGTGACCGCGGTGTGCCCGGGGTTCGTGCACACCGAGTTCCACCAGCGCGCCGAGATGAACATGTCCAGCGTGCCCGAGTGGCTGTGGCTGACCCCGGATCAGGTGGTGGAGCAGGCGCTGCGGGACGCCCGCAAGGGCCGGCCGGTGAGCGTGCCGGGCGGGCAGTACAAGGCGTTGTCGACGCTGGCCCGGTACGCCCCGCGGCCGCTGGTCCGGCGGGCCTCCGCGGCCCGGCCCAGCGGCCCCCGCCGCCAGGCCCGGACCGAGCACCCCTCCGGCTGA
- a CDS encoding serine protease, translating into MTQTARRTLAALAAAALLGGVLAGTTPAAADDGSGPAAAPPQDRVAALHQKVVNGRPPTEGEFGFLIALAVRSVYEQTGLIDAQYCGGSLVSSSLVVTAAHCVQFRDDQGEVFVIDPIAIVAASTVALSSPDAQVASVSSIVVHPGYDDQTNSNDIAVLRLTTPLTGVPTIRPITTTQAQTSVVAGAPTWSAGWGSTTSIANPVWPDSFSVADMTVFPDDACGGGASYALDGVTFAGWGPPADPATMVCADGVTTSAPPLVVDTCIGDSGGPLVVRAGSFLRLAGVVSFGEECAGTLPGVYTRVSAMEDFLRAVGVPYADPPVAPRITAATPGDGWLRVTVTGTPPVTSFSVSARAIVGGLPGPDVVSVCTAAASEAGVGACTLTGLVNGQAYSLTATASSAVGTSVPSAPVTATAAGRPGQPRITSAKALAGGKARLKVTTPPDNGARITSLTVKCSAPGRTTRKAPVRSGVATVSGLVAGTRYRCVAWATNAAGSTASLPAYVVARP; encoded by the coding sequence ATGACGCAGACCGCGCGCCGGACCCTCGCCGCCCTGGCCGCCGCGGCGCTGCTCGGGGGAGTCCTCGCGGGCACCACCCCGGCGGCGGCCGACGACGGCTCCGGCCCCGCCGCCGCACCTCCGCAGGACCGGGTCGCCGCCCTCCACCAGAAGGTGGTCAACGGCCGGCCGCCCACCGAGGGCGAGTTCGGCTTCCTGATCGCGCTGGCGGTGCGCTCGGTCTACGAGCAGACCGGGCTGATCGACGCGCAGTACTGCGGCGGCTCCCTGGTCTCCTCGTCCCTGGTGGTGACCGCGGCCCACTGCGTGCAGTTCCGCGACGACCAGGGCGAGGTCTTCGTCATCGACCCGATCGCGATCGTGGCCGCGTCCACGGTGGCGCTGAGTTCGCCCGACGCCCAGGTGGCGAGCGTGTCGTCGATCGTCGTGCACCCCGGGTACGACGACCAGACCAACAGCAACGACATCGCGGTGCTGCGGCTCACGACCCCCCTCACCGGGGTGCCCACGATCCGCCCGATCACCACGACGCAGGCGCAGACGTCGGTCGTCGCGGGCGCGCCCACCTGGTCCGCGGGCTGGGGGTCGACCACCAGCATCGCCAACCCCGTCTGGCCGGACTCGTTCTCGGTCGCGGACATGACCGTGTTCCCCGACGACGCGTGCGGCGGCGGCGCGTCGTACGCCCTGGACGGCGTGACATTCGCCGGCTGGGGGCCGCCCGCCGACCCGGCGACGATGGTCTGCGCGGACGGCGTCACCACGTCGGCGCCGCCGCTGGTCGTCGACACCTGCATCGGGGACTCCGGGGGGCCGCTGGTGGTGCGCGCCGGGTCGTTCCTGCGGCTGGCCGGCGTCGTGTCGTTCGGCGAGGAGTGCGCCGGCACGCTGCCCGGCGTCTACACCCGGGTCTCGGCCATGGAGGACTTCCTGCGCGCGGTCGGGGTTCCGTACGCCGACCCGCCGGTCGCACCGCGGATCACCGCCGCGACTCCCGGCGACGGCTGGCTGCGGGTCACCGTCACCGGCACGCCCCCGGTCACCTCGTTCTCCGTGTCCGCGCGCGCGATCGTCGGCGGCCTCCCAGGCCCGGACGTCGTCTCCGTCTGCACCGCCGCGGCCAGCGAGGCGGGCGTGGGTGCGTGCACCCTGACCGGCCTGGTCAACGGGCAGGCGTACTCGCTGACGGCGACCGCCTCCTCGGCCGTCGGCACGTCCGTGCCCTCGGCCCCGGTCACCGCGACCGCCGCCGGGCGCCCCGGCCAGCCGCGGATCACCTCCGCCAAGGCGCTCGCGGGCGGCAAGGCCCGGCTGAAGGTCACCACCCCGCCGGACAACGGCGCCCGGATCACCTCGCTGACCGTCAAGTGCAGCGCCCCCGGACGCACCACCCGCAAGGCCCCGGTCCGCTCCGGCGTGGCCACCGTGAGCGGGCTGGTCGCCGGCACCCGCTACCGCTGTGTCGCGTGGGCGACCAACGCCGCGGGGTCGACGGCGTCCCTGCCGGCGTACGTCGTCGCCCGGCCGTGA
- a CDS encoding trypsin-like serine protease → MRTRLAATGALAGAAALVVGTVVPTGAVPVGTGTFGDGAVQQRIVHGRAPQAGEFPFLVALADRATYTERGLFQAQFCGGTLVSPTIVVTAAHCLTEPTGDDVIVAPPSAILVAAVRDLAAPNPRVIDVTAVNVNPTYEPMRSSGDIATLTLATPIEGVPVAKPVMAQDASRLEVTGTAVESAGWGALREGVNTYPDVFRVADLVLFPPATCGGGKPYTLNGVRFQGFDQSEADPETMLCAGGVTAKKQIIDTCQGDSGGPLTVPDGDETRLIGIVSWGEGCARDTPGVYTRVSQYTTFLRNAGLDLTGLPSPPRIVNVSSGQGHLHVRVGKPVDDGGSPVTSYTVTAKALSAVAPDAACTATPEKPLCTVYGVRPGVTYRLTALAVTEAGTSAPSKAVQANPYGPPERPVIQRRVPMTDGRVWFKVERPWANGSTITWLRVECSTKGAATRAATVTKGTAVVQRMSPKRTYSCVAKASNAAGTSVSKPVKARPLT, encoded by the coding sequence ATGAGGACCCGGCTGGCGGCCACCGGCGCGCTCGCGGGCGCCGCCGCGCTGGTCGTCGGCACGGTCGTCCCGACCGGGGCCGTACCCGTCGGCACCGGCACGTTCGGCGACGGTGCGGTGCAGCAGCGGATCGTGCACGGTCGCGCGCCGCAGGCGGGCGAGTTCCCGTTCCTGGTGGCGCTCGCGGACCGCGCGACCTACACCGAGCGCGGGCTGTTCCAGGCGCAGTTCTGCGGCGGCACGCTGGTGTCCCCGACGATCGTGGTCACCGCCGCGCACTGCCTGACCGAGCCCACCGGCGACGACGTCATCGTCGCTCCCCCGTCGGCGATCCTGGTGGCTGCGGTGCGCGACCTGGCCGCACCCAACCCGCGCGTCATCGACGTCACGGCGGTGAACGTCAACCCGACGTACGAGCCGATGCGCAGCTCCGGCGACATCGCCACGCTCACCCTCGCCACCCCGATCGAGGGTGTCCCGGTGGCGAAGCCCGTTATGGCCCAGGACGCCTCCCGGCTCGAGGTCACCGGGACCGCGGTGGAGTCCGCCGGCTGGGGCGCTCTGCGGGAGGGCGTCAACACGTACCCCGACGTGTTCCGCGTCGCCGACCTGGTGCTGTTCCCGCCCGCCACGTGCGGCGGCGGGAAGCCGTACACACTGAACGGCGTGCGGTTCCAGGGCTTCGACCAGTCCGAAGCCGACCCCGAGACGATGCTGTGCGCGGGCGGGGTCACCGCGAAGAAGCAGATCATCGACACCTGCCAGGGCGACTCCGGCGGCCCGCTCACGGTGCCCGACGGCGACGAGACGCGGCTGATCGGCATCGTCAGCTGGGGCGAGGGCTGCGCCCGCGACACCCCCGGCGTCTACACCCGGGTGTCGCAGTACACGACGTTCCTGCGCAACGCGGGCCTGGACCTGACCGGGCTCCCGTCGCCGCCGCGGATCGTGAACGTGTCCTCCGGTCAGGGTCACCTGCACGTTCGGGTGGGCAAGCCCGTGGACGACGGCGGGTCCCCTGTGACCTCCTACACCGTGACCGCCAAGGCGCTGTCGGCGGTGGCGCCCGACGCCGCCTGCACGGCGACGCCGGAGAAGCCGCTGTGCACCGTGTACGGGGTGCGGCCCGGCGTGACCTACCGGCTTACCGCGCTCGCCGTGACCGAGGCCGGGACGTCCGCGCCGTCGAAAGCGGTGCAGGCCAACCCCTATGGCCCGCCGGAGCGTCCGGTGATCCAGCGCCGGGTGCCGATGACCGACGGCCGGGTGTGGTTCAAGGTGGAGCGGCCGTGGGCCAACGGGTCGACCATCACCTGGCTGCGGGTGGAGTGCTCGACGAAGGGCGCCGCGACCCGTGCCGCCACGGTGACGAAGGGGACGGCGGTCGTGCAGCGGATGTCACCGAAGCGGACCTACTCGTGCGTGGCCAAGGCGTCCAACGCCGCCGGCACCTCGGTGTCGAAGCCGGTGAAGGCCCGCCCGCTGACCTAG
- a CDS encoding diguanylate cyclase, with translation MTRRTAGASAPTGSARPRPALPLRWGLAAMVAAVLVSFAAVALLTMSAASSVAEAETRLALVTQAQEEVSRAAAGLERARADLAAALATGVGGSSVSGDIAGEIDDAHAVIEEAGALDLPRALAADVATLHEVMDTLSTTLDVGLSRLDGGDPTAAKASLLELRRVGSDLQASWDSTAASLASAATQAQADLDSARTSAAVRVMAGAAGAALLVLGVGLLVVTSVRKRLRLIAAVATQVGEGDLEARASVRARDEIGRIAQALNAAVTVQRDLVEQLETEAERVKFAGAVAEAFEMVDREPGTYDVVGQAFARILPGHPAEFLLADSSRAHLRTATATTDPPPPSCPVEAPYDCVAVRRGSAAVFPDSHEINACPKLRERDCGPCSAACVPVSFMGRALGVLHATGPVGADWDAEKVALLAQVGSLAGSRIGTIRTFERTQVQASTDGLTGLANRRAFETEARRILHGGQPITLALLDLDHFKLLNDTYGHEAGDRALRAFARIVASGLRDGDLAARVGGEEFTIVLPHTDVKTAGHVLDRIRSRLVETASGDAPPVTVSAGLVVREDGDSLDDLLRYADRALYRAKENGRNRVEVAGPEDRTAAARPEEERWSPVVEDHDEDAILPTPVRTTPLYRAAIDDQDRSPDDQA, from the coding sequence GTGACGCGCCGGACGGCGGGGGCGAGCGCGCCGACCGGGTCCGCGCGGCCACGGCCGGCGCTGCCGCTGCGCTGGGGCCTGGCCGCGATGGTGGCCGCCGTTCTGGTGTCGTTCGCCGCGGTGGCCCTGCTGACCATGAGCGCCGCCTCCTCGGTCGCCGAGGCCGAGACGCGACTGGCCCTGGTCACCCAGGCCCAGGAGGAGGTCTCGCGCGCCGCCGCCGGGCTGGAGCGGGCCCGAGCCGACCTCGCCGCTGCCCTCGCCACCGGGGTCGGCGGCAGCAGCGTCAGCGGTGACATCGCGGGCGAGATCGACGACGCGCACGCGGTGATCGAGGAGGCGGGCGCTCTCGACCTCCCCCGGGCCCTGGCCGCCGACGTCGCCACCCTGCACGAGGTCATGGACACCCTGAGCACCACCCTCGACGTGGGCCTCAGCCGCCTGGACGGCGGGGACCCGACCGCGGCCAAGGCCAGCCTGCTGGAGCTGCGCCGGGTCGGCTCGGACCTGCAGGCGTCGTGGGACTCGACCGCCGCCAGCCTGGCGAGTGCGGCCACCCAGGCCCAGGCGGACCTGGACTCGGCCCGGACGTCGGCCGCGGTGCGCGTGATGGCCGGTGCCGCCGGAGCCGCGCTGCTCGTCCTCGGCGTGGGGCTGCTCGTGGTGACCTCCGTACGCAAGCGGCTGCGCCTCATCGCTGCCGTCGCCACCCAGGTCGGCGAGGGGGACCTGGAGGCCCGCGCCTCGGTTCGCGCGCGCGACGAGATCGGCCGGATCGCCCAGGCGCTCAACGCCGCCGTCACGGTCCAGCGCGACCTGGTCGAGCAGCTGGAGACCGAGGCGGAGCGGGTGAAGTTCGCCGGCGCCGTCGCCGAGGCGTTCGAGATGGTCGACCGCGAGCCGGGGACGTACGACGTCGTCGGTCAGGCGTTCGCGCGGATCCTGCCCGGCCACCCGGCGGAGTTCCTGCTCGCCGACTCCTCCCGAGCCCACCTGCGCACCGCCACCGCGACGACGGACCCGCCGCCGCCGTCCTGCCCGGTCGAGGCGCCGTACGACTGCGTCGCGGTCCGCCGGGGGTCCGCGGCCGTGTTCCCCGACAGCCACGAGATCAACGCCTGCCCGAAGCTGCGTGAGCGTGACTGCGGACCGTGCTCGGCGGCGTGCGTGCCGGTGTCGTTCATGGGCCGCGCCCTGGGCGTCCTGCACGCCACCGGACCGGTGGGCGCCGACTGGGACGCCGAGAAGGTGGCCCTGCTCGCCCAGGTCGGCTCGCTGGCCGGGTCGCGGATCGGGACGATCCGCACCTTCGAGCGCACCCAGGTGCAGGCCTCCACCGACGGCCTGACCGGGCTGGCCAACCGCCGCGCCTTCGAGACCGAGGCCCGCCGGATCCTGCACGGCGGCCAGCCGATCACCCTGGCTCTGCTCGACCTCGACCACTTCAAGCTGCTCAACGACACGTACGGTCACGAGGCCGGCGACCGCGCCCTGCGGGCCTTCGCGCGCATCGTCGCCTCCGGCCTGCGGGACGGTGACCTGGCCGCGCGCGTCGGGGGCGAGGAGTTCACGATCGTGCTGCCGCACACCGACGTGAAGACCGCCGGCCACGTGCTGGACCGGATCCGCTCGCGTCTGGTGGAGACCGCGTCCGGCGACGCCCCTCCGGTGACCGTCAGCGCGGGGCTGGTGGTGCGCGAGGACGGCGACTCGCTGGACGACCTGCTGCGGTACGCCGACCGGGCGCTCTACCGGGCCAAGGAGAACGGCCGCAACCGGGTCGAGGTCGCCGGGCCCGAGGACCGGACCGCGGCCGCCCGGCCGGAGGAGGAGCGCTGGTCGCCGGTGGTGGAGGACCACGACGAGGACGCGATCCTGCCGACGCCGGTCCGCACCACCCCGCTGTACCGGGCCGCGATCGACGACCAGGACCGCTCGCCGGACGACCAGGCCTGA
- a CDS encoding pyridoxal phosphate-dependent aminotransferase, which produces MTRRMPPLVPRMRDQETSIFGGMSALAAETGAINLGQGYPDTDGPQELKDVAIAAIRDGRGNQYPPVHGLPELRRAIAHHQERFYGMTPDWRTEVMVATGASEALGAALLALVDHGDEVVVFEPYFDIYAAGIALARGTRVAVPLKAPDYRPDLDALRAAVNERTRLILVNSPHNPTGVVFTPAELTEIARIAVEKDVLVVSDEAYEHLWFDDHRHVPIATLPGMWERTLTVGSGGKSFSFTGWKVGWCTGPADLVGAVRVVRQHLSYVSSGPFQWAIADGLQLPDEYFRQFRGDLKAKRDLLCSGLDSLGFGVIEPQGTYFATTDVRPLGYSDGLSFCRDLPGRAGVVAIPQQLLCDDPEVGAPYVRWAFCKRPEVLHEALDRLSRAFR; this is translated from the coding sequence GTGACTCGCCGTATGCCGCCGCTGGTCCCGCGGATGCGCGACCAAGAGACCTCGATCTTCGGGGGCATGTCCGCGCTCGCGGCGGAGACCGGGGCGATCAACCTGGGACAGGGGTACCCGGATACCGACGGACCGCAGGAGCTGAAAGACGTTGCCATTGCGGCGATCCGGGACGGCCGGGGCAACCAGTACCCGCCGGTGCACGGGCTGCCCGAGCTTCGCCGCGCGATCGCGCACCACCAAGAACGGTTCTACGGGATGACGCCGGACTGGCGGACCGAGGTCATGGTCGCCACCGGTGCGTCGGAGGCGCTCGGGGCCGCGCTGCTGGCGCTGGTCGACCACGGCGACGAGGTCGTCGTGTTCGAGCCGTACTTCGACATCTACGCCGCGGGGATCGCGCTGGCGCGCGGGACCCGGGTGGCGGTGCCGCTGAAGGCACCGGACTACCGACCCGACCTCGACGCTCTGCGGGCGGCGGTGAACGAGCGGACCCGGCTGATCCTGGTCAACTCCCCGCACAACCCGACCGGTGTCGTGTTCACGCCGGCGGAGCTCACGGAGATCGCGCGGATCGCGGTCGAGAAGGACGTGCTGGTCGTCTCCGACGAGGCGTACGAGCACCTGTGGTTCGACGACCACCGGCACGTGCCGATCGCGACGCTGCCCGGGATGTGGGAGCGCACGCTCACGGTGGGCAGCGGCGGGAAGTCGTTCTCCTTCACCGGCTGGAAGGTGGGCTGGTGCACCGGACCGGCCGACCTGGTGGGCGCGGTGCGTGTGGTCCGGCAGCACCTGTCCTACGTCTCCAGCGGGCCGTTCCAGTGGGCGATCGCGGACGGCCTGCAGCTGCCGGACGAGTACTTCCGGCAGTTCCGCGGCGACCTCAAGGCCAAGCGGGACCTGCTGTGCAGCGGGCTGGACTCGTTGGGGTTCGGGGTGATCGAGCCGCAGGGGACGTACTTCGCGACCACCGACGTGCGGCCGCTGGGTTACTCCGACGGGCTGTCGTTCTGCCGGGACCTGCCGGGCCGCGCGGGTGTGGTGGCGATCCCGCAGCAGCTGCTCTGCGACGACCCGGAGGTGGGGGCGCCGTACGTGCGGTGGGCCTTCTGCAAGCGCCCCGAGGTCCTGCACGAGGCCCTCGACCGGCTCTCCCGCGCCTTCCGCTGA
- a CDS encoding acyl-CoA dehydrogenase family protein gives MAAPTTKGSQAFPDSDPVGASLGTADHRHAVVARDLVRDLLAPGAFVADRDGLPRATLDALGNAGLMGMSAPASYGGTADGTPASVAREVGELIAGGCGTTWFCWVQHQNPTRNLATAAPSDLAPHVDELRDALLPGLASGDLVSAIAFAHVRRPGPPQLTARRDGPGWRLSGSLDWVTTWDIADVVMVVAAAEEPYDDRFVLGFLDTAPQPGLEPGPVLELLSMGGTHTRPVRLDEVWLSDHRVVAVDERADYLGRDLAKTVNASPPAFGITRAAVAELAATGTARSDSVMRDLADALAEECRDVRSRAYDLVDGIAPGGNEARLALRAHSLDLAVRSTQALVTAQAGAAMAASRPTGRWAREALFYLVQAQTAATREAQLLRLARASGIA, from the coding sequence GTGGCGGCGCCGACGACGAAGGGGAGCCAGGCGTTCCCCGACTCCGACCCGGTCGGCGCCAGTCTGGGCACCGCCGACCACCGCCACGCCGTTGTCGCGCGGGACCTGGTGCGCGACCTGCTCGCGCCCGGCGCGTTCGTCGCCGACCGTGACGGCCTGCCCCGCGCCACCCTCGACGCGCTCGGCAACGCCGGGCTGATGGGCATGTCCGCGCCAGCCTCGTACGGCGGCACCGCGGACGGCACTCCCGCCAGCGTCGCCCGGGAGGTCGGCGAGCTGATCGCCGGCGGCTGCGGCACAACCTGGTTCTGCTGGGTGCAGCACCAGAACCCCACGCGAAACCTGGCCACCGCGGCCCCCAGCGACCTCGCGCCCCACGTGGACGAGCTGCGCGACGCGCTCCTGCCCGGGCTCGCCAGCGGCGACCTGGTCAGCGCCATCGCGTTCGCCCACGTACGCAGACCCGGACCTCCGCAGCTCACCGCCCGCCGCGACGGTCCCGGCTGGCGGCTGTCCGGCTCGCTGGACTGGGTCACGACGTGGGACATCGCCGACGTCGTCATGGTCGTGGCCGCGGCCGAGGAGCCGTACGACGACCGCTTCGTCCTCGGCTTCCTCGACACGGCGCCGCAGCCCGGGCTGGAGCCGGGGCCGGTGCTGGAGCTGCTCTCCATGGGCGGCACGCACACCCGACCGGTCCGGCTGGACGAGGTGTGGCTGTCCGACCACCGGGTCGTCGCGGTCGACGAGCGCGCGGACTACCTGGGCCGCGACCTGGCCAAGACGGTCAACGCGTCACCCCCGGCATTCGGCATCACCCGCGCGGCCGTGGCCGAGCTCGCCGCCACCGGAACGGCCCGCAGCGACAGCGTCATGCGAGACCTCGCCGACGCGCTGGCCGAAGAGTGCCGCGACGTGCGGTCCCGCGCGTACGACCTTGTGGACGGCATCGCCCCCGGCGGCAACGAGGCGCGCCTGGCGCTGCGGGCGCACTCCCTCGACCTGGCCGTACGCAGCACCCAGGCCCTGGTCACCGCGCAGGCGGGCGCGGCGATGGCCGCCAGCAGACCCACGGGGCGCTGGGCGCGGGAGGCGCTGTTCTACCTGGTGCAGGCGCAGACCGCCGCCACCCGGGAGGCCCAGTTGCTGAGGCTCGCACGAGCCAGCGGCATTGCCTGA
- the rfbD gene encoding dTDP-4-dehydrorhamnose reductase, which yields MRWLVTGSRGQLGSDLMDLLSARPGDTAVGLDLPDLDITSPSSVADAFAAAAPDVVVNCAAWTAVDDAESHESAALAVNGDGPGVLAAACAASPGTVMVQVSTDYVFSGSVTSPYAEDAVPDPRSAYGRTKLAGEVAVRSALPDSSYVVRTAWLYGLNGANFVRTMLRLEAERETLDVVDDQRGQPTWSRDLARQILALVDRRPPAGVFHGTNSGETTWYGLAREVFRLAGADPARVRPTTTEAFPRPAPRPAYSVLGHDAWMRASLSPMRDWRVALSEAFEAGITA from the coding sequence GTGCGCTGGCTGGTGACTGGTTCCCGCGGGCAGCTCGGGTCCGACCTGATGGACCTGCTGTCGGCGCGCCCCGGCGACACCGCGGTCGGCCTGGACCTGCCGGACCTGGACATCACGTCGCCGTCGTCGGTGGCGGACGCGTTCGCAGCCGCCGCTCCCGACGTGGTCGTGAACTGCGCGGCGTGGACCGCGGTCGACGACGCGGAGAGCCACGAGTCCGCGGCGCTGGCCGTCAACGGCGACGGCCCGGGGGTGCTGGCCGCGGCGTGCGCAGCATCCCCCGGCACGGTGATGGTGCAGGTCAGCACGGACTACGTCTTCTCCGGCTCCGTGACGTCGCCGTACGCCGAGGACGCCGTGCCGGACCCCCGATCGGCGTACGGGCGCACGAAGCTCGCGGGCGAGGTCGCCGTGCGGTCCGCGCTCCCGGACTCGTCGTACGTCGTGCGCACCGCCTGGCTGTACGGGCTCAACGGCGCCAACTTCGTCCGCACGATGCTGCGGCTGGAGGCCGAGCGGGAGACCCTCGACGTCGTCGACGACCAGCGGGGCCAGCCGACCTGGAGCCGGGACCTGGCGCGGCAGATCCTGGCGCTGGTGGACCGGCGGCCGCCGGCGGGCGTGTTCCACGGGACGAACTCCGGCGAGACCACGTGGTATGGCCTGGCGCGCGAGGTGTTTCGGCTCGCGGGGGCGGACCCGGCGCGGGTGCGGCCGACGACGACGGAGGCGTTCCCGCGGCCGGCCCCGCGTCCGGCGTACTCCGTGCTCGGGCACGACGCGTGGATGCGCGCGTCGCTTTCACCGATGCGGGACTGGCGGGTCGCGCTGAGCGAGGCGTTCGAGGCGGGGATCACGGCGTGA
- a CDS encoding alpha/beta hydrolase: protein MAMDRDVSEPGARDRAGRAWWWGVPALVLLAVVLAVVATRAAMLWANHPAYPLTLLAAAVLAGVVGGLGWRRRTRTTTPARIVGRVAGALALVVLAAGLWWLRSAPAEPVALDAVSAPVSSPAGSAGAEGAYDVEVTQSRTRIEFRPVSPDQPEYRPSTGWVFWPGALVDPRAYSALLRRVAADGVLVVVVKEPYDIGFLDPDAASSVLAAHPEVPDWYVGGHSLGGVVAASYAANHRDSVTGLVLWASYPAGDLSQELAGARVLSVSASSDGLTTVADVEESRANLAADTEFVVVEGAVHSYFGDYREQRGDGTPTVPRDVAQAEIVAVTAAFFTDAQM from the coding sequence ATGGCGATGGACCGGGACGTGTCGGAGCCGGGAGCGCGGGACCGGGCGGGGCGGGCCTGGTGGTGGGGGGTGCCCGCGCTGGTCCTACTTGCGGTGGTGCTGGCCGTCGTCGCGACCCGTGCCGCGATGCTGTGGGCCAACCACCCCGCCTACCCGCTGACCCTGCTGGCCGCGGCGGTTCTCGCGGGCGTGGTGGGCGGGCTGGGCTGGCGCCGCCGGACCCGCACCACGACCCCGGCGCGCATCGTCGGACGAGTGGCCGGCGCGCTGGCGCTCGTCGTCCTCGCCGCCGGCCTGTGGTGGCTGCGCTCGGCCCCGGCCGAGCCGGTGGCCCTCGACGCGGTGAGCGCGCCGGTGTCGTCCCCCGCCGGGAGCGCCGGCGCCGAGGGTGCGTACGACGTGGAGGTCACCCAGTCGCGGACCCGGATCGAGTTCCGGCCGGTGAGCCCGGACCAGCCGGAGTATCGGCCGTCGACCGGCTGGGTGTTCTGGCCGGGGGCGCTGGTCGACCCGCGGGCGTACTCGGCCCTGCTGCGCCGCGTCGCCGCGGACGGCGTGCTCGTGGTGGTCGTCAAGGAGCCGTACGACATCGGGTTCCTCGACCCCGACGCGGCGTCGTCGGTGCTCGCGGCGCATCCCGAGGTCCCCGACTGGTACGTCGGCGGGCACTCGCTGGGCGGGGTCGTGGCCGCGTCGTACGCCGCCAACCACCGGGACTCGGTCACCGGGCTGGTGCTGTGGGCCTCGTACCCGGCGGGTGACCTCAGCCAGGAGCTGGCCGGCGCGCGGGTGCTGTCGGTGAGCGCGAGCAGCGACGGGCTGACGACGGTGGCCGACGTCGAGGAGTCACGCGCGAACCTGGCGGCGGACACCGAGTTCGTCGTGGTCGAGGGCGCCGTGCACAGCTACTTCGGCGACTACCGGGAGCAGCGCGGCGACGGCACTCCGACGGTGCCGCGGGACGTGGCCCAGGCCGAGATCGTCGCCGTCACCGCGGCCTTCTTCACCGACGCGCAGATGTGA